In Trichoderma breve strain T069 chromosome 4, whole genome shotgun sequence, the following proteins share a genomic window:
- a CDS encoding ferroportin1 (FPN1) domain-containing protein: MASVDEQTALLSLNDIHPAHDHVSASVARRLYVSHFLSTWNSRLFEFGAVLYLAAVFPGTLLPMSLYALVRGLSAIVFAPAVGWYIDTGNRLQVVRVSIVFQRIVVAASCAVFYVLAADIPLTSSIRAGLLAIVTFFACVEKLCSILNLVSVEKDWVVVVSERNPDALQVMNAQMRRIDLLCKLFGPLFIAMIDAQSSQVAMITNFAMNAATLPIEYFTIARVYFDIPELQRAKIPLQRSITSQEVPSRTSKTFYNTVYKPHPAFLPSIAGAVLYFTVLSFGGQMVTYLLSSGYSSMQIGIARTLGVTFEVLSTWAAPWLMGRIGPVRAGLWMSSWQVVMLVAGVCIFWEFDGKDSIIPASGLVGGTVLSRLGLRGFDLCVQLIVQEEVEAENRGVFSSVEAAWQNAFELLAFASTIVFSRPEEFKWPSLISTLAVASASSAYAAFVYLRRGHLLHLDALTSFLFTEKRRQRQRVDRITSGPEI, from the exons ATGGCATCTGTTGACGAGCAAACGGCTTTGCTGAGCCTGAATGACATTCACCCAGCCCACGATCATGTCTCAGCTTCAGTCGCCCGTCGGCTCTATGTGTCACACTTCTTATCGACATGGAACTCTAGACTTTTCGAGTTCGGTGCAGTGCTTTACCTAGCGGCTGTTTTCCCCGGAACCTTGCTACCAATGTCCCTTTATGCTCTTGTCCGTGGCCTTTCTGCAATTGTCTTCGCTCCAGCAGTTGGGTGGTACATTGATACGGGAAATCGACTCCAAGTCGTTCGCGTCTCTATTG TTTTCCAGAGGATTGTAGTTGCAGCGTCTTGCGCCGTCTTTTATGTGTTAGCGGCCGATATACCACTCACCTCTAGTATAAGAGCAGGACTACTAGCAATTGTCACGTTCTTTGCCTGCGTGGAGAAATTGTGCTCGATATTGAATCTAGTCTCTGTTGAGAAGGATTGG GTTGTGGTCGTCTCAGAAAGAAACCCAGACGCCCTTCAAGTCATGAATGCTCAGATGCGGCGGATTGATCTGCTCTGCAAGTTGTTCGGACCACTATTTATTGCCATGATAGACGCTCAATCCTCTCAGGTGGCCATGATTACCAATTTTGCTATGAATGCGGCAACTCTCCCCATCGAGTACTTTACCATCGCTCGAGTCTACTTTGACATTCCAGAGCTACAGAGAGCCAAGATACCACTGCAACGGAGCATTACATCGCAAGAAGTGCCATCTCGAACTTCCAAGACCTTTTACAATACGGTCTACAAGCCA CACCCGGCATTCCTCCCGTCCATTGCAGGCGCGGTTCTATATTTCACGGTTCTCAGTTTTGGGGGCCAGATGGTTACATATCTCCTCTCTTCAGGCTATTCTTCCATGCAGATCGGCATTGCTAGGACACTTGGCGTAACATTTGAGGTCCTGTCCACATGGGCGGCACCTTGGCTGATGGGACGAATTGGGCCGGTAAGAGCGGGTCTCTGGATGAGCAGTTGGCAAGTCGTCATGCTGGTTGCGGGAGTGTGTATCTTCTGGGAATTTGATGGAAAGGACTCGATCATCCCTGCAAGCGGGCTTGTTGGCGGCACGGTGTTGAGTCGTTTGGGGCTGCGAGGGTTTGACTTGTGCGTCCAGCTCATTGTCCAAGAG gaagttgaagctgaaaatCGCGGTGTCTTCTCTTCCGTCGAGGCCGCGTGGCAGAATGcctttgagcttctcgccTTTGCGTCCACGATTGTCTTTTCCCGCCCCGAAGAGTTCAAGTGGCCGTCGCTCATCTCGACCTTGGCCGTTGCCTCGGCCAGTAGTGCTTATGCAGCGTTTGTGTACCTGCGTAGAGGCCATCTGTTACACCTCGACGCACTAACAAGCTTCCTGTTCaccgagaagagaagacagagaCAGCGTGTGGATCGAATCACATCTGGGCCGGAGATATAA
- a CDS encoding galactose oxidase, central domain-containing protein, translating to MTAPIISARWTKLVATPRLCRSSHILSADASRIFVFGGELLPRQPVDNHLDQIDIDEESKELKAKVNTLPAPDNAPSARVGSAGVTVNGSIWLFSGRGGLAMDSIEENGSLWRYDGTSYTWQQIPTNSTIYPTSRSYHAMAFDGKKTIYLHAGCPSQGRLSDLWAFDTETLVWTELPSAPGPARGGTSIAFCGGLLYRMGGFDGKSEQGGELDIYDPASQGWHTIAFPSDGVQGPEARSVATLLAVRLPSNENALITMFGERDPSSLGHAGAGKMLDDIWVFNVKSSTWSKVAFPEQNAPAARGWFAADVTTQQGGDAVIVQGGLAEDNTRLGDAWRLDFL from the exons ATGACAGCTCCCATCATCTCTGCTCGTTGGACCAAGCTTGTGGCGACTCCTCGCCTCTGCCGTTCTTCGCATATCTTGTCGGCCGATGCCTCTAGAAtcttcgtctttggcggAGAACTCCTGCCCCGACAACCCGTAGACAATCATCTCGATCAAATTGACATCGATGAAGAGTCGAAAG AACTGAAAGCCAAAGTCAACACACTGCCAGCACCAGACAATGCACCTTCAGCACGTGTTGGCTCAGCTGGTGTCACTGTCAATGGAAGCATCTGGCTCTTCTCCGGACGTGGAGGTTTAGCCATGGATTCGATTGAAGAAAATGGTAGCCTCTGGCGATATGACGGCACAAGCTACACTTGGCAGCAAATTCCCACCAACTCGACAATCTATCCCACGTCCCGCAGCTACCATGCAATGGCATTTGATGGTAAGAAAACTATCTATCTTCACGCAGGTTGTCCGTCCCAAGGACGACTCTCCGATCTGTGGGCCTTTGATACCGAGACTCTTGTATGGACTGAACTTCCCTCGGCTCCTGGGCCTGCACGCGGAGGAACATCAATCGCCTTTTGCGGAGGGTTACTGTACCGAATGGGTGGCTTTGATGGGAAATCCGAGCAAGGAGGCGAGCTTGACATTTATGATCCAGCCTCTCAAGGGTGGCATACTATCGCATTCCCCTCTGATGGCGTCCAAGGACCAGAGGCGCGCAGTGTAGCAACTCTTCTAGCAGTCCGATTGCCAAGCAATGAAAATGCTCTGATCACCATGTTTGGAGAACGGGATCCTTCGTCTCTTGGAcatgctggagctggaaagATGTTGGATGACATATGGGTTTTCAATGTCAAATCCTCGACATGGAGCAAAGTCGCATTCCCCGAACAGAATGCcccagcagctcgaggatggTTTGCCGCAGATGTCACGACGCAGCAAGGCGGGGATGCGGTAATTGTTCAAGGGGGTCTTGCAGAAGACAACACAAGATTGGGAGATGCATGGAGACTGGACTTTTTGTAA
- a CDS encoding rhodanese-like domain-containing protein, translating to MSSHPVRQGMARDVHARSATHDTSRASFHVKHIGQFAKRLEDSAARAFPNRGRASQRYKNVQALLVHWGSDDLFVLPELEDLEKCMRDDYAFGTDIFSIPSENSHLELMMRIGQLIKDHESPDTLFILYYGGHARIDESRQSTWCATRDPDSPWLQWSAIQTLLERSKSDVLILLDCCAGAASATFPTGNSITETISASSWDAIAPDPGRYSFTNALIEVLQEWRHRVFSAAMLHAEVLARLKHPRPITINGKHFEARSTPVHFMMTANHKAPSIELSRTMPEEKRSLSLPTIPSHHDLEPMGGPVGGLTPPPLVTAGGRAASPADALAGNVVPNEPTEDTPHVMISLALEDDQRLDINAWEQWLNAFPAMARYVKIQGVFKSHSTMVLVSMPVMIWDMLPEDPATSFVAFIRSNNIAAQKPQQNPITTAVPASRFQSETVGPDTASFISGVSGTTFAPTFRSSFSFNNAARDARSARNAAPSSQPGTPQPGPALSSSPSSRQLPFSRSMSSATSLPATYAGSSSLSTSPVISRQMILNQQQTQRRTTFGGTDVPEPQSFSAHVEKRLEEYYQKQPLPNDGESAFLASNLGIEPFHLGLWFHHRRERDLVTNRLATMKVGGMPFNEEGGPLLILPADLSRLLEISQPGQTLLFDIRSPSDYQRSHIRDAINLRVPQNFIKDASPEMIGRTISEEHGHEIFSKWKEARCIVFYSRGLESAWECPSATSMLHKLSEFGWRGRSFVLKGHYREFSASFGQFIVDSKKNLETGSSEQQSGESSNETAVDPTQNYEQYTQWLAHVEAEDRSRTNASSPTRTTERTEFVESQEHELEAELMARCGDLYRKIQDVQAGRDPSWYDNSDVTAPMVEYLDRGLNKLRAHQPSPQQMPTSSKLAAEGYFDPPPPPELEDGDDYVEITKGSGSTGVARSGTQLSAERGSPGDEPLRRGRGGGLLNKVFRRA from the exons ATGAGCTCACATCCAGTGCGACAGGGCATGGCGCGAGATGTACATGCGCGATCTGCAACCCATGACACCAGCCGCGCCAGCTTCCATGTGAAGCATATCGGCCAGTTTGCCAAGAGGCTCGAAGAT TCGGCGGCGCGGGCGTTTCCAAATCGAGGCCGGGCATCTCAGCGCTACAAAAACGTCCAGGCACTGCTTGTGCACTGGGGTTCCGACGACCTGTTTGTCCTTCCTGAGCTCGAGGATCTGGAGAAGTGCATGCGCGATGATTATGCGTTTGGCACCGACATCTTTTCAATCCCGTCGGAAAACTCTCATCTGGAGCTCATGATGAGAATTGGCCAACTGATCAAGGACCACGAATCACCCGATACTCTTTTCATTCTTTACTACGGTGGCCATGCCCGGATTGATGAATCAAGGCAAAGCACGTGGTGTGC TACACGAGATCCCGACTCGCCTTGGCTACA ATGGTCCGCAATTCAGACACTCTTAGAACGATCAAAATCCGACGTTCTCATCCTCTTAGACTGCTGCGCCGGAGCTGCCAGCGCAACCTTCCCCACCGGCAACAGCATCACTGAGACCATCTCAGCGTCCAGTTGGGACGCCATCGCTCCCGATCCTGGAAGGTACTCATTCACAAATGCCCTCATCGAGGTTTTGCAAGAATGGCGACATCGAGTCTTTTCCGCCGCTATGCTCCACGCCGAGGTGCTCGCCCGCCTGAAGCACCCAAggcccatcaccatcaacggcAAGCACTTCGAGGCCCGGTCCACACCTGTTCACTTTATGATGACGGCCAACCATAAAGCGCCAAGCATTGAGTTGTCTAGGACAATGCCGGAGGAGAAGAGATCTCTCTCACTTCCCACTATTCCCTCCCACCATGATCTCGAGCCTATGGGAGGTCCTGTCGGCGGCCTGACACCACCACCCTTGGTGACGGCCGGTGGACGGGCGGCAAGTCCTGCAGATGCCCTAGCCGGAAACGTGGTTCCGAATGAGCCTACTGAGGACACCCCTCATGTGATGATATCATTGGCATTAGAGGATGATCAAAGACTGGATATCAATGCTTGGGAACAGTGGCTAAACGCCTTTCCCGCCATGGCCCGGTACGTCAAGATCCAGGGTGTTTTCAAAAGCCACTCTACAATGGTCTTGGTCTCAATGCCTGTCATGATTTGGGATATGCTACCGGAGGATCCGGCTACTTCCTTCGTAGCCTTTATTCGCTCCAACAACATAGCAGCTCAGAAACCACAGCAGAACCCAATTACTACTGCCGTCCCGGCATCACGGTTCCAATCAGAGACGGTAGGGCCGGATACAGCCTCTTTCATATCTGGCGTCTCTGGCACCACTTTTGCACCGACTTTCAGAAGCTCGTTCAGCTTCAACAATGCCGCTCGAGATGCGAGATCGGCTCGTAATGCAGCTCCGTCCAGTCAGCCTGGGACACCGCAGCCAGGACCAGCTCTCTCGTCATCTCCGTCAAGCAGACAACTACCGTTTTCCAGGTCCATGAGCTCTGCAACCTCTCTTCCCGCTACATATGCAGGCTCGTCCTCTCTCAGCACCAGCCCTGTGATATCCAGGCAAATGATactcaaccaacaacaaaCCCAAAGGCGCACTACGTTTGGCGGTACTGATGTTCCTGAGCCCCAAAGCTTCTCTGCTCATGTCGAAAAGCGCCTGGAGGAGTATTATCAGAAACAACCGCTACCAAATGATGGCGAGAGTGCCTTCCTCGCTTCCAATCTCGGAATAGAGCCTTTCCACCTTGGACTGTGgttccaccaccgccgcgAACGAGACTTGGTCACAAACAGGCTGGCCACGATGAAGGTTGGCGGCATGCCATTTAATGAGGAAGGGGGCCCGCTGTTGATCTTGCCAGCAGATCTCAGCCGGCTGCTCGAAATATCACAACCTGGACAAACTCTCTTATTTGATATCCGATCACCCTCAGATTACCAAAGATCGCACATCCGCGATGCCATAAACCTTCGAGTACCTCAAAACTTCATCAAAGACGCTTCGCCCGAAATGATTGGCCGTACTATTTCGGAAGAACATGGTCATGAGATCTTTTCCAAATGgaaagaagcaagatgcATAGTGTTTTACTCACGCGGATTAGAGAGTGCGTGGGAGTGTCCCTCTGCAACATCCATGCTGCACAAGCTCTCTGAGTttggatggagaggaagaagtttTGTTCTCAAAGGCCACTACCGCGAGTTTAGTGCATCCTTTGGGCAATTCATTGTGgacagcaagaagaatcTTGAGACTGGCAGCTCCGAGCAGCAAAGCGGGGAGTCGTCTAACGAAACCGCTGTCGATCCGACACAAAACTATGAGCAATATACACAATGGCTTGCTCATGTAGAAGCAGAGGATCGATCGCGTACGAATGCGTCCTCCCCGACACGGACCACTGAGAGGACAGAGTTCGTCGAGAGCCAGGAGCATGAGTTGGAGGCAGAACTAATGGCTCGGTGTGGCGACTTGTATCGAAAGATCCAAGATGTTCAAGCAGGCAGGGATCCATCATGGTACGATAACTCTGACGTAACAGCGCCAATGGTCGAATATCTTGACCGTGGTCTTAACAAATTGCGCGCACATCAACCGTCGCCACAGCAAATGCCGACCAGTTCCAAGCTGGCTGCGGAGGGTTATTTTGatccaccacctcctccagagctggaagatggtgatgactATGTTGAGATTACCAAGGGTAGCGGCTCTACCGGCGTCGCACGATCTGGAACTCAGCTCTCAGCGGAAAGGGGGAGTCCTGGAGATGAGCCTCTGCGCAGAGGACGTGGAGGTGGTTTATTAAACAAGGTGTTTCGGCGGGCATAA
- a CDS encoding cytochrome p450 domain-containing protein has translation MLQSLQALVPGQAWSLLIIVPCLVVSFGIIERLVVNYRLSKVNGVRASNLAGNPVTAFYHFFKAGYMHANNRMLENFLNMFKDADPTCPHAVEMTIFGRRSILTIDPEHIKGLLTTNFTHFGKGEMFHRTWEPFLGDSIFTTDGQLWQQSRNLIRPMFIKQKIRDLDILERWNDVLISKLPPSGQTVDICDLFYRMTLDAITDYLLGSSVDSLDNPNGKFTTAFTKVQHTQMLLAILAPFRRFIPKAEYYKGIKILEEFIQPFIDATLTLTPEQLESISKSDKEFTFLHNMALFSRDPKVIRDQIMAVLLAGRDTTAATLSWTIYELSNYPEIWRKLRSRVLETVGPEAAPTYEDLKDLTCLTHALYETLRLYPAVPFNVRSCLEDSTLPGKPGQPDIATLKGDHILYSTLAMQRVKDFYPPVSDKFADPAVYSPERWEHWTPKPWQFVPFNGGPRICIGQNFAMTEMAFTLVRLLQRYERIEYRGDWAAQYLKADIVGCPGQGVPIALYEAKQRY, from the exons ATGTTGCAGAGCTTACAGGCGCTGGTTCCTGGGCAGGCATGGTCGCTGCTCATCATTGTACCATGCCTCGTCGTTTCCTTTGGGATAATCGAGCGGCTGGTTGTCAACTACCGGCTGAGTAAAGTCAATGGAGTCCGAGCCTCCAACCTCGCTGGTAACCCTGTTACCG CATTTTACCATTTCTTCAAGGCCGGATACATGCACGCCAACAACCGAATGCTCGAAAACTTCCTCAACATGTTCAAAGATGCAGATCCAACGTGCCCCCACGCCGTGGAAATGACGATTTTCGGCCGCCGGTCCATCTTGACCATTGATCCTGAGCACATCAAAGGACTGCTCACGACGAACTTTACGCATTTTGGCAAGGGTGAGATGTTCCACAGGACTTGGGAGCCATTTCTTGGCGATAGCATTTTCACGACAGATGGGCAGTTGTGGCAGCAGAGCCGGAATCTGATCCGGCCAATGTTTATCAAGCAGAAGATTCGAGATTTGGATATTCTTGAGAGATGGAACGATGTACTGATTTCGAAGCTGCCGCCCTCGGGACAGACGGTTGATATTTGTGACTTGTTTTATCGCATGACACTGGATGCGATCACAGATTATTTGCTAGGTTCCAGCGTTGACAGTTTGGACAA CCCCAATGGCAAATTCACCACTGCTTTTACAAAGGTCCAACACACTCAGATGCTTCTCGCTATACTCGC ACCCTTCCGACGCTTCATCCCCAAAGCCGAATACTACAAGGGCATAAAGATCCTCGAAGAATTCATACAACCGTTTATCGACGCAACATTGACCCTCACACCAGAACAGCTAGAGTCGATATCCAAGTCTGACAAGGAATTCACATTTCTGCACAACATGGCTCTCTTTTCGCGAGATCCAAAGGTCATTCGAGACCAGATCATGGCCGTGCTGTTGGCGGGGCGAGACACAACGGCAGCGACGCTGTCTTGGACAATTTACGAATTATCCAACTACCCTGAGATTTGGCGCAAGTTGCGAAGCCGCGTTCTCGAGACAGTCGGGCCAGAGGCAGCACCAACGTACGAGGATCTCAAGGATTTGACGTGTCTTACCCATGCACTGTACGAGACATTGAGACTCTATCCTGCGGTCCCTTTCAACGTCAGGTCATGCC TTGAAGACTCGACTCTGCCAGGCAAACCGGGCCAACCCGACATCGCAACGCTCAAAGGAGATCACATCCTCTACAGCACGCTCGCTATGCAGCGTGTCAAGGATTTCTATCCTCCGGTGTCTGACAAGTTTGCCGACCCGGCGGTTTATAGCCCCGAACGATGGGAGCACTGGACGCCCAAGCCGTGGCAGTTTGTGCCGTTCAACGGCGGGCCCCGCATCTGCATTGGACAGAACTTTGCCATGACGGAGATGGCATTTACAT TGGTCCGTCTTCTGCAAAGATACGAAAGGATCGAGTATAGAGGAGACTGGGCGGCACAGTATCTCAAGGCGGATATCGTGGGATGTCCAGGACAAGGCGTGCCGATCGCGTTATACGAAGCGAAGCAACGTTATTAG
- a CDS encoding homeobox KN domain-containing protein, translating into MTILTSQPWALTRNTEHSRDWEMFQPRTDADGQPIQLPPLKQVFPDLDLSSRGNDDRSQRFGSGDFRFRSPDFNASPHKRRRYEDEAEAEAAHQRHVPRVHLSPGSSYSLPTPMEVQDLSRPHMPLPSLRTTMNFENESRNSLDSSRSSSREYPRTPSRPYDRAPYSAGVYPHYMEPNHTSHYGELGAMAGESKQRKRRGNLPKETTDKLRSWFLAHLGHPYPTEDEKQELVRQTGLQMNQISNWFINARRRQLPTMLKNEADAAGRGIASREGKSTDPSSVASSPMSEVAHSSDEILQRHQGGGSLKRGSV; encoded by the exons ATGACTATTCTCACTTCACAACCTTGGGCTTTGACTCGCAATACTGAACATTCCCGGGACTGGGAAATGTTTCAACCACGGACTGACGCTGACGGGCAGCCGATTCAGCTGCCTCCTCTCAAACAG GTTTTTCCAGACCTTGACTTGAGTTCAAGGGGGAATGATGATAGGTCACAACGCTTTGGCAGCGGTGATTTCCGGTTCAGGTCTCCCGACTTTAACGCCTCACCTCACAAACGGAGAAGATATGAagacgaggcagaggcggaggcggctcACCAAAGACACGTACCACGGGTGCATC TCTCGCCTGGTTCATCCTATTCTCTCCCTACGCCAATGGAAGTACAAGACTTGTCAAGGCCACACATGCCTCTACCAAGCTTGCGAACAACAATGAATTTCGAAAATGAGTCTCGAAATAGCCTGGATAGCTCCCGGAGCAGCTCTCGAGAGTACCCGAGAAC CCCTAGTCGACCTTATGATCGAGCACCCTACTCAGCGGGTGTATATCCCCACTACATGGAACCAAATCATACAAGCCACTATGGAGAGTTGGGAGCCATGGCCGGTGAGAGCAAACAGCGAAAACGCCGTGGCAACCTGCCCAAGGAGACGACTGATAAGCTACGGAGCTGGTTCCTTGCGCACCTGGGGCACCCGTACCCTAcagaggatgagaagcaggAACTGGTGCGCCAGACTGGACTGCAGATGA ATCAGATTTCCAATTGGTTCATCAACGCAAGGCGACGCCAGCTACCTACCATGCTCAAGAACGAGGCCGATGCTGCAGGGCGAGGCATTGCCAGCAGGGAGGGCAAATCTACGGATCCCTCGTCTGTTGCCTCGTCGCCTATGAGCGAGGTCGCCCATTCGAGCGATGAGATTCTTCAGCGCCATCAGGGCGGCGGAAGCTTAAAGCGGGGCAGTGTATGA